The Astyanax mexicanus isolate ESR-SI-001 chromosome 8, AstMex3_surface, whole genome shotgun sequence sequence GTTAATGATTTTAAAGGGAACTTAAAAGGTTTGTCCAAGATGACCGGGTGGAGAGGGAATTCTTGGACATGTTTATATagcttaatatttttattaaaatagctaaatgaacAAATACGGTTCGCGCAAACGCACACAGAATACACTGTACAGGCAGTCtgtaggagacttgtggaaccgaTGAACGTAaccggaaagtgtagctgtagcactgttgctgttAGCAAACCGCTACTGACTTAGCCTGCactgagaagtttagctctgactgAAAGCTGGAGCACACAAGCAGAGAACGTGCGCAAACTGCCCACACACCGCAGCCGGTCGCCTGTCGCTtttcagtgtgaacgcagggtcagGAGCTcgtactgtttctctctctctcgctctctcattctctttctttcccttgcACCGTCTGTTTGTCtccagcatttaaaaatatatattttttaatttatttttaagtgattgacacccctaatataatttaatttaatttaatttaatcacaatctaatgctaatatttcttaaaaagaactcaaactctaaaatgcatccagtaatatgcttagtttaggcagttaaagtaatggtgttgtttttgttcttaatcaAGGAGCCACAATCATGCTCAGTGTTTTTGTTTCAACCAGAttcaaaagatggagcctctcatgatgacagtaggagagaaccctgatTTCAAGCATTTAATGATAAGTgctcgagccccgttacaacattccatcccaaaaaaaaacatgattatgattaagttttattgttattatgaagtttatAAAGGTGAGGTTGTATAGAATACCCAGCCtccttattttttccaccaaccgttCAAAAAAAATGTaccgaaccgtgaattttctgtactgttacacacctaGTAACAATAGCGCTGAGCCACATCAGTTAATCGTGAAATTATCATTCAAATCGGGAGTTTGGGTGTCATGTTTTGGTCATTGCATTTAGGCGTTGTACTGTCTCGGCTAGAACAGTACAACGAGTGACAAAGGCTGATCTAACACTGTTCTAAATTGTAAATGGGAACCACCTCTATAAACCCTCACCTTATCACTATGACCATGTTAGTGGAGGGATACAGCTGATATGAACAGGTTCAAACCAGCCAGCTGCATGTTTTTGAAATTCCTTGTAGCAGCTCTCACAGTATATAAGGAGGAGTCAGAGAATGAAGCAGAGATCAGGACTCTGAGGTGAATACAGCAGATAATAAAGAAGACACGTTTTAGGAGGAGAAGACAACCTTTTTAAGAATCCTCTGCCTTTGGAGACGGTAAGACCATCTTCTGCTGTAGTAGGAAACATGACATGATACATTGGCTTTGGGGATCCAACGACTTGTAGCTCCAGTAGTAAAttagtttaactttttttaaataatgttcctAAATATATCTTGCCTAGGATGTTTAGGTTTTTGAAAATTAGGGTTGATTGTCTTaacaatgttaaaatgttattaaaactaGCATATCTTATTTGGTTTTCAAAGAACCAAAAGTGATTCTTCTACACAATCACATCAAATACTATTTTGTcaactttaaagcagcagtccctaagattgTTTCATTTTCAATTGAAATAGTAGTGTTTCTGAGTTCAGCAGAGACAATATATtctaattaatggtatcagtTTCCTAGAAAGACAATGCCTGCACTATCTAATATATTAATTCCAAAAGCTAGTTCAGAAAGTTAGATGTTACTGTTTTCTACagtaaatgaacaaaatgaactaAACAGTATACTAAACTGCACAGCATTTCACACAGGAGATCATTTTTATTAACCTGTATTAAAATTACTCTTCCaaatgctctgtgcaattacacattcttaccaaAGAAATCTCTAAATTCCTAAATACCCCAAACGTACAAACTATTGCTTTAAGAATAAATGCACAACATATTCCCCTGTATGTAGCACACTTTCAGGCATGCTAAATGGTGTTCAGTAAAGCATAATTCCAGGTAGGAATAAAGGAAGGGATTCCATCCAGTATCTTATAGATTGCTCAATATATTGCTTTAGTAATCATTGTGATTTAActttaagaattttaagaacaTGTCATGTCACTGACAAAATGATTATTCAATAGCATGACAATGCATTTATACATTTCTTTAGAGAGCAATAAATGCATGCTTATTACGAAAGTATGAAACATACTAAACAATTAAAACAAgaacaataaaaaaggaaaatatagttttTATCCAAGTTAAAATActggtgaaatatatatatatatattttttttttttttttttattaaaatgtattggaTGCAATGACATCCAGCAAACTTGCCAGACCAAGCTGATTTTAGAATAAACATATTAGATGTTGCATAGCGATGACAGGAGTCTAATAAAATTATTTGGAATATTTTTGAACCTCTCAACTCAGGACTACCGCTGCATTTAATAGTGTCTTTTTAAACtacatattgttaaaaaaatcagcattctaagcattattatactatgcAATCTGGGGctaatttataaaaatttatattttatattttatgattaGAGTATAATTTGTGCCAAGCTTGTGTGCCTCTCTTTAGAATTGGGTCAGTGAGCCTCACTGAGTGAGGTGATAGGAAGAGTAAGAGCTGCCAGCATAACTTAACCCAGGTGTACGTGATGTACTCAAAGGCAACAGCATAATTGATGCTTAGAGCTGATAAGaaatttctcacacacacacagtgtgggaGTGTGTTTCAAATGTAGTAAGGCAACCTGCAGCTTTGAGAATATGCAATGCAATGATTattctagtcttggactacacagaagGCCTTATTTTTTCAGTTACGTTAAATTGCACCCagagctgacacagatgtgccaaTTCACAGACTATGCTTGTCTATTAAATAAGTTTTGCCAATAGAATATAATTATAcagacaaacataaacctactaTTACCATGCCTAAAATTGGGCATTGGGAAATAAAGCCCACCAGCAATGGTAGCAGTGTAATGATGGTGTTCCTTGCTTTCGAAATAAACAATGCATgggcaggtgtcccaacactttagCCCAAATAGTTCTGCATTTCTTGTGTGTGAATGAAACAAATACAACATTTAGCAAGAGACTCATAAATTAATTGTCTTAATAATGGAACTGATAATTTTACTGATAAAACTGAGGCAAATGTacataaactaaacattttatagTTCCAGAGTAACAGTGATAATATACTGTGAATCAGCAGAATGGAGTTCAGAGAGTGCACCCTGGTGATTTCTCACAGAATAAAGGAGGAATTGTACATCAGCCAGCTGAGCTTCATTCCTGTGCAAAAGCCTCTCATAGAGTTAAGACACCTGTTTCCTTATCTGACTGAACGATCCTGTGTGTTGTACTGTCAGTTCTGAGATATTTTTAGTCACACAATTAAAAAATGGTTATACTGTGTGGCAGTAGAAAAGTTACACACACTCATAGGTAGGCATTTTTCCCATTTATGAACAGTATTTATAATGTTGTTTATGGTTTCTCAAATCCACATCTGAAACCCCCGGGAGGCATGTATATTTGTACAGCCAAACCATCAGTTAATCACAGACCAGTTCTTAAGCTGTTTTCAATATACAGAGAAAGCAAGATTCTTTTCAGGACTGGATAtgtactgtttaaaataaattactgaaaCATTATTTTGTGTCTGCATGCATTAACCATCTcgctatacaactctatacaacTTATTTTAACAGTATATGTGTTCTGTGTACTGTAGACAGTTGCTACTGGTTATGCTTTCCATTGTAGTAATGCCTTCTCTTGTGTATTCCTTTAAtgtatatgtttaatattgttatcCTGTTGAAACACACAGTTGTGCCCAAGTTTCTAGCTAATGGTTTGAGGTTATGAGATCTTCTTATTGCATTTACTTTGATTCATGTATAAAATCTACTTGCAGCATAACAGTCcctcattatatcattatatcaaaTTGTATGACCctgtattcatttttataaaaCCACAATTTCAGCATTTACTTATCCACAGCACTTTCTTTTTTATctatgttttcttctcttttatctAATCTCTCTGCCATACCACTGTCACTGCATCCCCTCCTTCAGCTctatttcttcatctctctcttttcttcactACAGATCCATCCAGAGCTATGCCGTTCCTGGGTAGCTTCCTCTCTGAGGAGCAGTTCCAGTGCTCCATCTGCCTGGACATCTTTGACAATCCTGTCTCCACCCCATGTGGCCACAGCTTCTGCATGGTCTGCATCGGACACTACTGGCAAGGAGTCAAGTTCTGCCAGTGTCCACTCTGCAAGCAAAACTTCAAAAAGAAGCCCGAGCTCCACATCAACCGCACACTCCGCGAGATCACTGAGCAGTTCAAGCAGATGAAGGGGGACCCCGGCGCATGTGGAGGGATGGAGTGGGAAGGGCTGCAAAGCAGCAGGATTGAAGATCGGCCTCTTAAGCAGAGACAGCTGTCTGGGGATCTCTTTGTTGAAATGAAACGCAAGCTTCTCAAGCCCTTCCATTCCAAAGCAGGCCAGAATGACAGTCCCACATTGGTGATAGAGGGAACAGACTACGATATCATCCAGCCCCAAGAGCTCATACGCAGTGTGTCTCTAAGGAGGTACACTATGAGCGGAGCTGTCAATGCCAAGAAAGTGCCTCAATGTCCAAAACATCACCATAAACTGGAGCTTTTCTGCAAATCAGATGGGGAGTTTATCTGTTCTGAGTGTGCTGATACAGATCACCAATCACATAAAACCATCTCTGCAGAGAAGGAGTGGCTGAACAGCAAGGTGTGAATAAACAACTGTTGTTTTCTAATAGTAAGCAGTAATAGAAGCAGGGTTGTGTTATGTTTTCTGACAACCCATTTCATcattttctttgttctgtttttttttttcacatttaacacAGAAACAGATTGCTATCACTGAAACAGAGATACAGGAAATGATAGAGGAGAGGTTGAGCAAAGCAGAAGAAATTAAATTCTCACTGGCGGAAATCAAAGTAAGCACAAATTCCTGTCTATATAAACTGACATACACTTATGTGGCAAATGTTATGGGATAAAAAATAGTGGTTTCAAAACAAAAACACTTATTTCAGATGATCAACATCTCTTTACCTCCATCCAGGTGGCTGCAGAGAGGGAGACCCAGGACAGCATGCGTGTGATTGGGGCTTTTCTGAGCGCCATTGAGCGCAGCCAGGCGGAGCTGCTGGAGGTGATTGAGATGAGTCGGCGCAAAGTGGAACATCAGGCCGAAGGCATGCTAAGAGAACTAGACCTGGAGGTCACAGAGTTAAGGAAGAGAAGTGCTGCATTGAGCAAACTGGCCCAAATAGATGACTGCATCAGTGGACTGAAGGTGAGTGACTAGATATATAGCAAAAGCTGCAGAGATAATGAGGGTCCACCTCATCACTAATGTAACCATTTCCAAAACAGTTTAACTGAAGCATTGACTCATGAGAGATTTCAAAATTTATGTTCagaaataatgtttttgtaattattatatattttactatcTGGCAGTCAGAAATCATACCCACAATTGGCAGTGTTGCAGCAAGTTTTCATTCCAGTCAAGCTAATTTAATTCCAGTTAAATAGCAAATTAAGTACATGGGGGGAGTTGGAAGAGTTGATGGGCTGGATGGAAagcctgcagccacaccagccctTGGGGTATAATATTTTTGAGCCTTGAATTATGGTTATGCTCTTtctgacatttttttagtaagtagagcgttaaaaacTGAGCTATTTGAAAACTCAGAATTTGCCCAATAAGTTGATAGTTTATTTGctttggtccaaatcagttgaagAGTTATTTAATGTGATTATCTTTGTTTGATATAAATAAGCACactaaaatgcatcacaacaaccCACATGAGTATGTTCTCTACTCCTtttggtcagatctgtctggggcaggattaaaaaaagtaaatacaagaagaaggtTCTGCAGACACATTTCTGTGCAATTTAACATGGAACATGGCAgatacagtgtttgtttataggGTCAAATCATGGTCAGATTACTTTTTCACTAAAAACAGACAATTTCAGAGTTGGTTTGGGACCTAAAAGATACCAACTAATTTTAAGCCATATctgtgttcacacctgctcaatgcaaaaaaaacaatgtgtggtttaactagactaaaatgtgcaGGTATGAAAATATCCTTAAAGTGATCACTGGTAGTGCTTTAAAACCAAACGACACTGCTATTGTTTAGCATGCACCTTACACCTCACTGGAAGCGATTGGTGGCTAGAGTAAGACTGGAATATACTTTCCAAACTTTCTCAGATGTGAATGGTAAGGAACTCACCCTTAACAGTACTTGCCCCTTCAGGAAAGGGGAATGTTCTGTTTCTTAAGCCATTTTGTTAATTTTCCTCAACTCTTAAGGTAGAGGGTGTTGGCAATTTGTCTTTGTTAATAAAATGATACAACACTGGAaatgttaataattaaaaatattaataggtGCTTTTTAGAGTCATTTAATTGTAGATATTCTTGTgaagattaaaaatattttttgacatttttgacttttttaaaGTTTCTGTCTTGTCTTTTTGTCCACAGAGCTACTCTGTTCTCAACAATCCTCTGCCAGACAAAGACTGGACTGGGGTCTCAGTTAAGTGTGATTTCGAAACAAACGCTATCTACAGCTCAGTCTGTCAGCTGGTAGAACAGTTCCGTGAGGAGCTTCAGAAAGTGCCTCAAATCTGTAAGTTTGATGATTGGAGGTTCAGTGGAGTACACTGACACCTAGTGCTCAGGCTAAATGTTACATATTTGTTTATATGTTCATTAAGGAGAAGCTCAGAAAGTCTTTCAAGGGGTGTCACTGGCACCTAGTGGCCAAAAGACACTTTGTACTTTGTTTGGTTAGTATAGTTTATTCAAGAAGCCGAGAAGAATGGAATTAAAGACAGGCTCATTTTAAAGACTTTGAATTAAATCTAATTATCTTGCAaagttttaaaatatgaaatgtctATACACACAATAATTATGACTGTGTTTTTCTCCCACAGGCTTATCAAGTTTAACTGATGACTCACCAGTGAAACCACAGTCAAGTAGGTATTGATTCATTGGCAAAATATAGCCAATAATTATTCACATTTTTGTTAATATTAGACCTTAGGTTCATGTTTTcagtaatttaatcattttattttattgttttgcagAAGTAAATAGAATTCAGGACTTTGCAGGTAAGCACATTATTTACTGTCCTCTCATTCTTTAAGTTTAATGATATATCATGAGATAGACCAGCATGTTAAAATGGGCAGTATGTAAAAATGATCATGAAATGTTACCTTTgtcagttgtgaggtgttttcttgtaagGTTGAACCATGGCCAGTGTGTTCATGGTAAGGTGACATAAATTATCTTTGTTgaagcgaggcctgatagtgggtgacaGGTGGGTGGTACATTGAATTTCCGAAGTTGTTTTGGAATATAACATTCTTCACTTACAGTATCCCAAGTGTTCGagtaaggcattaccacccacagtggacagcacagtgagtgataatgatcatgaccggcgaCATATGGCTAAAATTGTCTGTGCAAAcaatggcagaaatcacatccatattcaaagCATATCTCACATGCATATCTTGCAGGTCAGTTCAGCCTTTTCTAGATACCATAAGACATGaaaaaagtcacaggacacccaGTAATGGAATAGAACTGACTGAAACACCCCACTACCATATGATGTGGAATAAATTTCATCACCAAATGCCAGTAGAAATCTACAGCACAAACAGTATTAAGTAATAATAGAGTCTCATGCTACCTCATTAtgcttaatattataaaaatgatatttaaaaaatacataatttgatttgatgatttgatCACCTAATTCATTCTATTGCTTTTGCAATCTCTTTCATCAGTGGATGTCATCCTAGACCCTGGCACTGCCCATTCCCATCTAGTCCTATCAGAAGACAGAAAGAAGGTGTGGTATGGGGAAAAGCACCATCATGTTCCCAGTAATCCTGAGCGCTTCAACCATGTGTTGTGTGCACTGGGGCAGGAAGGCTTCACAGGGGGCCGACATTACTGGGAAGTGGAAGTGGGTAACAAAACTGACTGGGACTTGGGAGTGGTCAGCCACTCCATAAACAAAAAGGGAAAGATAACTCTGAGCAACAGTAATGGATGCTGGATCCTCAGTCTGCGAGACAAAACCCACTATTCCTTCAGAACAGAGCCTTCCACTCCACTTCACCTCAATGAGAAACCCCAGAAGATTGGAGTTTTTGTGGACTATATGAAAGGCCAGGTGTCCTTTTATAATGTGGAAGCTAATACGCATATCTACACATTTATAGACTCATTCAGTGAGGCAATATATCCCTTTTTGAGCCCATGCACTAATAAATCTGGCAAAAATGATGGGCCACTTACTATTACACCCATGTTTTATCACTGACTGAAGAGTATGACtgctgagatgttttttttatggccAAGCACTAAAAGAAGTGGCATATTGTGCCTACTGGCTTCTCTGCATTATGTCAATTTTATATTGAAGTTAAATATAGTAACAGGATTATACACTTTGTATCTAAATGTTTACATACACCTGTTCATCAAACATTAAGGGTGTTCAAAAGGAGTTCATCTAACAgcctctaatctttctaaaaaaTTATTTACACTAAATGTTGGAACATTTTCCTTGAGAATTTTATTGTATGTATCCACAAGAACATTAGTGTGAGGTCAAAAATTGGTGTTGCATGATTAAGTTCTGCATCACAAACCCCAGACCCCAGAGACACTACATATGAAACTTAATTACATTAAGGAACACAGTCCCAAATTGTGGGCCCTGTActctctcaatgtcagtgggcccctatctgCGCCAGTACACAAGGtaactgagcaaaaaaaaaaaaaaaggattttcatgggcccttcTCCCTACTTGGGCCAtgtgtagtcaggtccacttccCCCCTCTACCACGCCCACGGTTGGGGGTGTCTGAATGGTCTTCATTTATATGACCAATACTAGAAACAGGCAGTGCTTTTCTATGAAAACTGTAAATGCTGATTATCCACAAATCAACGCCTCCCTCAGTAATGGGTGCACTTTAAAAACTGGAATTCGCCAGTTAGAAGAAGGGTTTGGTTTTAGTTTCAGGATCTTTACAATGTTTTACTTCTTTCAAAGTATGCAAACAGTTATAGTATATATTATTGCTGTGTGTATTGTGCTACACAATTTAACCTGTACATAAAGAGTAACTGTACATTTTgtctgttattttgtattatttatcttTGTAAAAATGTCTGTAAATGTAATACAAACATTTGTAAAAAGTACAGTAAAATCTAATTTTGTTTACACTTTTGTTGCTGGCTGTGtatataaagacatttttataaaGGTTTGTTTAGATGTGTGTATTTAAGTTGGCTTTTATTTCCAAATACAAAGGCACAATAAGCAttgatttttattcagttttcataTTTCTTAAAAAACAATTGTGGGAGTGGTATTTCCTTTTTAGCCATTATGTTGCTTAATGGTTAATTAAGCTTAATAAGGGtaactgaattattattttttaaatagatttagcTTAACATTCAACCATTGGACCATAcacttattttatatatgtgaAATTTGTACAACATTCTTTTCCCTTCTGATTCTGTGGTTCATTTAGAAAGTAGGACTACCTAAAAAAAGTATGCACAAAATTGTAGCTTTTTTTTGTGGGAAATCAGGATCATGAATCAGTAAGTGAAAAGTGTCTGATGGAAAAAGCTGTGATTTTGGGTGCCATTGCAACACTTTTGCCTAAAATCCCTTCAGTTTCCCAATTGCTTTACTACAGTTTCACTTTCGGGACTCTTTTCAGACAATACCAGTTTCACAATTGTGGCTTTTCTCATGGATGTGGCTAAAGTTCTTGTGGCATTGCCCCCCACACCCATTTTTACTGCTGGAAGGGCGTTGCCTCATTTCTTTAGTTTAAAGCAGCCAATGCCCAGGTTAGCACCTATATGACTATACTTTGTACCCTGCTTTGTACTATGAGGTCATAGACACATAgaagataaactaaaatataaacaaaaacctttaaataatacttgaccagtatattgtatgtttttgtttgtgtgtcatgctttagctggtctacaaggaTTATTAACCTGACTAAGACTGACAACCAATATGACCTAAATCAAATGCAGCATACAAACACACAGTATGCAGGTCAACAGCTGGTTAACCAGtttaccagcatagggtatgttttcatATTTTCAACAACATAATCATCAAAGACGagcttaaaacacattttcaactCTATTATTTATCGTAGTAAATATTCTTCTAATCTTAAAGTAGTGTTTACAGGTGAAGTATCGAGCTATTGTAGTTGAGTGCAAGTTTCAGTTGGTTACGTTATACTCCCCCCACTGTCCCTCCCAAAGCAAATCCTAACGGTATTCCACTCAGCACACCAAGCCTGTCCAAGCATGTCTTAAGTAACTGTCAAAGACAGCCGCGAGGGTGATAAAACACCACACAATATACTTCCACAAGTGGCCACGAGGTGGCAAGTCTTCAAGTAGTCCATTTACCCttgtgtgttcttttttttttacttttttataaggAAGAAAGTAACTAGTTAGCATTACTTGTTAACTCTGCTATTGAACTAGCACAGACCAGGCTAAATTGTTTGAAAACAAAGACAAGTTATTAATGTTCCCTTTGTCATTTGTTCCCACATTTGAGAGTATCCAACTTTAACATTGTCATCcaagaaatgtgtttattttatgtaaatgttaTATGCTAAAATGTAGCTGCTAGTGCTTGTGTTGCACGCTCCTCCACAGTAATCTTTCTTCCTCagataaaaaattacaattactaatttaatgtgattttcaaaatgggataaccGAAATTAAGGGAAACTCAGTAGATAaatatttgcttctgtcagaaacctttTTCTGTCAGAACTCTTTTATGtgacagtgattttcatatttggCACTTTTCCTTCACTaaaatacaaggaggttatggttgcactgtgtttaatataaatgtaatgttggAGGGTATTTGTACAAAAACTGAAATTGTATATATAGCTTTCACatcataaaatatttatttacaatatcaCCCAACCCTAGTAGAAACTAAAAATAAGTTCCGTTCAGTTTAATTTAGTCAAATAATTTgatgaaattgtatttttgatAGTTTCAACGACAAAGTAAATGTGGTTATGAGTCAAACTGATGGTTAAGTTTGTTTTTAAGTTGCAGGAACTACTACCTTTTCATATGGACTATGCAAATGTACACATTGACAGGTTCAGGTGCAGAGGAACTCTGCCAAGAAGACTTTTTAAGAGTTATCTgccatttttaagcttttaaaaatacattaaaattatatGAAAAACAGAATGGAAAAGGGAAAGATAAGACTAAAAGCCATCTATAGAGCCAACTAAACCACTATAAGCTCTGGGAAACTTCAGTTCAAACATAATGCTCGGATGCTATACTATACTGTGAGATatctattattgttattttatcatTGCTTTAttactgatatttatttattttttatttttatattacaaaaacacaacaactcATTAACAAAAAAAGAGTTTAATTTCACAAAGGAAAATCGCTACGATCTGTCACCAAGCACAGAGTCTTAAGAATAATAATGGCCCTGCAGCTCTCTTTGTCATGAATTCATTACTCCTCATCTTTTATTGATTAAAAGGTGATTAAGGTAGAGAGATTCATTAATTACAGAAGCACTTTAGTTTTGTCTTTGTCTGTCACTTGCAGACATAAGAAGTATGTTATTATTTATAGTAtgaaagtgaggaaatagtccagtaggtgacagaataactatgagtaagtgcaggtaaggagtGTTTAATGGCTTCTGGTCTTTGTTAAGGCTGAATAATGCAGAATAAAACTTAAAAACAGAGATTTTGTAAGTATTTTGTTTTAGTATGCTTTTATTGGTAGGTATTGGAACAGAATGCAACCAATTGCATGTTAGGTTAGAGCTAACAATGAGAAAACCTCTAAATCCAATAATTTGTGTTGTCTGACAAAAAGCTTCATAATGGAACAAAGGCCCTTTTTCAATAAAATTgtgtcaaaagtaaaaaaaataagttatgttGAAACGCTAACCTGCCTGGATTAAATAACAACTTAttctgaaaaacaaagcaaacaaaactaCAAATAATCTACAAATATTGTCAAAAGGAACAAGTGAGTTCAGTATAGGACAATAGATGCAATAAATGTAAGACAGCAAGAAGGACTTGACAATGCTTGTGTGAGAAATGTGTGAACAGTGGCAAATGTGCGTAATATATTATTGTTCGTTACCAATCAGCATTCCTCACTAATGTAGTTAAGAATGTGGGACTGGCCTTTTATCAAGAACTGGAAAGCGCCTGTGGTCATTAGAGGTGACAGCTGTAAATGTCAACGAAGGATCACTAGAATAACTCTGCAAACAGCTAACAACTCCACCCAGTTATGTTATGAATCTCATAAGTAAAGAAAAGCCTCTGTGGCTCATTGCTGAAAGATGAATGAAGTTAAGCAGGCCTTCGGGTAGTGGGGGGATGGGTTAATTTGGATAGAAAAGCGGTTGCTGATCAGGTTAATCTTGATCAGCCTGACATTTGTTCCCTAATTGGGTCCTCTGATGATGGTGTTCTTCTCTGAACCTTTggtgtaaatgaaatgaaatgaaagcaAATGTTCTAAATGAAAGCCAAG is a genomic window containing:
- the LOC103038032 gene encoding E3 ubiquitin-protein ligase TRIM39; protein product: MPFLGSFLSEEQFQCSICLDIFDNPVSTPCGHSFCMVCIGHYWQGVKFCQCPLCKQNFKKKPELHINRTLREITEQFKQMKGDPGACGGMEWEGLQSSRIEDRPLKQRQLSGDLFVEMKRKLLKPFHSKAGQNDSPTLVIEGTDYDIIQPQELIRSVSLRRYTMSGAVNAKKVPQCPKHHHKLELFCKSDGEFICSECADTDHQSHKTISAEKEWLNSKKQIAITETEIQEMIEERLSKAEEIKFSLAEIKVAAERETQDSMRVIGAFLSAIERSQAELLEVIEMSRRKVEHQAEGMLRELDLEVTELRKRSAALSKLAQIDDCISGLKSYSVLNNPLPDKDWTGVSVKCDFETNAIYSSVCQLVEQFREELQKVPQICLSSLTDDSPVKPQSKVNRIQDFAVDVILDPGTAHSHLVLSEDRKKVWYGEKHHHVPSNPERFNHVLCALGQEGFTGGRHYWEVEVGNKTDWDLGVVSHSINKKGKITLSNSNGCWILSLRDKTHYSFRTEPSTPLHLNEKPQKIGVFVDYMKGQVSFYNVEANTHIYTFIDSFSEAIYPFLSPCTNKSGKNDGPLTITPMFYH